A single region of the Garra rufa chromosome 20, GarRuf1.0, whole genome shotgun sequence genome encodes:
- the LOC141293441 gene encoding uncharacterized protein, which translates to MADQTKEVKQHQTDTEKPDVNGSNLSSKEQTRKPSPEFNPSKEHSVNLTRKMATSLLQSVFLENRPVVLPVHLQLAGRLPPQVGEAGLSSLFLPASSTVSTPVVLDQHLNSQLPPSLHSCPFANIQTSALLENLLLSQPEALVYHTDVPMFQSPGTATCLQDLIQSWSNSTDYEMTAPNQPSPLTSNILPHEIVHPTSTPMISLIPPATLLVPYPFVVPLPVPLPIPIPILMSLDSKTFIKTDSMVDKSTQTLSTTMSYCTSTMAYPVFPVSQDEVLDLSLKTTQTKQEHELSASPNSALDLSVVSLKSRLQNGRNTWTIHEGNGNSIARSKYEDYNGKIVHPTQTVKVIVSPTETVPAPLCDKRRSFSLDYMKADRSQHTGVRDSSRRLTTTHPLCSEPQRRILNNKNVHFKRDGSQNMYGDTPPFKKQHLALGL; encoded by the coding sequence ATGGCGGACCAAACAAAAGAGGTAAAACAGCATCAGACTGACACAGAAAAACCAGACGTCAATGGATCTAATCTCAGTTCCAAAGAGCAAACAAGAAAACCTTCACCTGAGTTTAATCCTTCTAAAGAACACTCAGTCAATCTCACTCGCAAAATGGCCACGTCTTTGCTGCAGTCTGTCTTTCTTGAAAACAGGCCTGTTGTACTCCCTGTTCATCTTCAGTTAGCTGGCCGTTTGCCACCTCAGGTTGGTGAGGCAGGGTTATCTTCCTTGTTTTTGCCTGCTTCAAGCACCGTTTCCACACCCGTGGTCTTGGATCAGCATTTAAACTCCCAACTTCCACCTTCTTTACACTCTTGTCCATTTGCCAATATTCAAACAAGCGCTTTGCTTGAAAACCTGCTTTTGAGTCAACCAGAAGCTTTGGTTTACCACACAGACGTACCAATGTTTCAAAGCCCTGGAACTGCAACATGTTTGCAAGATCTAATACAATCTTGGAGCAATTCAACAGATTATGAAATGACTGCTCCAAACCAACCAAGCCCTTTAACTTCAAACATCTTGCCCCATGAAATTGTTCACCCCACTAGCACACCAATGATCTCACTGATCCCACCAGCAACCTTATTGGTCCCTTATCCATTTGTGGTCCCGTTACCAGTGCCGCTACCCATCCCAATCCCTATCCTAATGAGTTTAGACTCAAAAACGTTTATTAAAACTGATTCTATGGTTGACAAAAGCACACAGACCTTGTCTACAACAATGTCTTACTGTACCAGTACCATGGCCTACCCCGTGTTTCCAGTGTCCCAGGACGAGGTGCTTGACCTTTCACTTAAGACAACCCAAACTAAGCAAGAACATGAGTTATCTGCTTCACCAAACTCAGCACTGGATCTGTCTGTGGTAAGCTTAAAAAGTAGACTTCAGAATGGGCGAAACACATGGACAATACATGAAGGCAATGGAAACAGCATCGCACGTTCAAAGTACGAGGACTACAATGGCAAGATTGTGCACCCAACTCAAACAGTCAAAGTCATTGTGTCACCCACAGAAACCGTTCCTGCCCCTTTATGTGACAAACGAAGAAGTTTCTCATTGGACTACATGAAAGCAGACAGGAGCCAGCATACTGGGGTACGGGACAGCTCTCGGAGGCTGACCACAACTCACCCTCTTTGTAGTGAACCACAGAGACGGATCTTAAACAACAAAAATGTGCACTTCAAAAGGGATGGGTCACAAAACATGTATGGAGACACCCCTCCATTTAAAAAACAACATCTGGCTTTAGGTCTGTGA